In Gloeocapsopsis sp. IPPAS B-1203, a single genomic region encodes these proteins:
- a CDS encoding DUF433 domain-containing protein, whose amino-acid sequence MSQEQVISSNPKVMMGKPVIAGTRITVELILEKLAAGETTEQILQAHPQLTEEAIAAALRFALEVLRSDVVYPVEIAS is encoded by the coding sequence ATGAGCCAAGAGCAAGTCATTTCATCTAATCCCAAAGTCATGATGGGGAAGCCAGTGATTGCGGGAACTCGTATAACTGTGGAGCTAATCTTAGAAAAGTTGGCAGCAGGAGAGACAACTGAGCAGATTTTACAAGCCCATCCACAACTAACAGAGGAGGCGATCGCAGCAGCTTTAAGGTTTGCGTTAGAGGTTTTGCGCTCAGATGTTGTTTATCCTGTTGAGATTGCTTCGTAA